The Ostrinia nubilalis chromosome 15, ilOstNubi1.1, whole genome shotgun sequence region ATAACAAACACATATTGTATCATGCATTATTATATCTACagcaaataaatattactaataaaaatcaacacttatttattttatccattaCACTCAAAGCTCGGGAAATTattggaaataaataatttattaacagaTGTCATGAATCATGTTCCATGAATCAGTTAATATCACAACTCCCCATCTCCTGGGtactttttatatttgttaTTCTTTGCAGGACAGTAACATGCCTTCTTTTGAGCATCCAAGTAGGACTTGCAGCCCAATGTTAGTGTTCCCGTAAATAGTAATTTTGCTGCCGCCTTGCAACCTGTAATAAAACAAGTTTAAATAGCTATTATCATATAGTTTAGTATTAATAGTTTTGTAATACTGTATCTACAGCCCACATAGATTTCCATAAAGAGCAACTAAGCTTATGTGTTATTCTGATCATGATaaagtgtaataaaaatacatccAGTATGACTGAAGGAGATTTTTGAATGAGAAGTTAATTTTTTGCAAGTGGCACATATAGTCCAAACAAATGAGTACTTTActttgagtaggtacctacactatGATTACCTTTGGTAATTGCATCCCCAGCTACATTCACAGACTTATATGTATCACAGTAGTTGTATAGACACCTCTTGAAATCTAAGTCGCACACCTCTTTCCCACTGTTACAGGTGTCATAGCAAATATCGTGAGCATCGCAACATTTTGTCATATCCTCTAGAGGTAAATACTCAGATGCTATTTCAAAACCTAAAGATCCACAACCGTCTGATTTTGGAATGTGATTTCGGTTTCGAACTGGTCTACACCCTGTAATAATACAAGAATAAATAACAATGTAAATTATATAAGATAGATAAAGATAGAAAATATATAAACCAATATTAGTAGATAGGTACCTTCAGGGCACGTAAATACACATTCCTCCTCAACAGCAGCATCAAAAACTTCATGTAGTGACCTAAATTTTTCGGCCACTGTTATAACGTTTCGGAACATGTCCCCGAAGACTGATTCAGCAGATAATACTGCATCTTTTAGATTCCGTAACATCGCCGAACCTATGCCCGTGTAGGCATAAGCCGCGAAAGTTAGGAAGTAAATGAATATCTTCCGGTATGGAATCTCCATTTTTTCAaacaagaataaatattatttatcatttacattacagaaaattcctggacctataaaaaaagtacaCGTTAATATTATTCTTGTATGACGACTCTTCATGAGTTacctattaattatttttagctttttcattcattgcaaaaaacaaaataatctttTGACATCTCTTTCTCCATAccacggggtggaaacgccatagTGTTTGACAGATGgttagtcaaatgtcatttctaGGAGCATCCACATAATCTCAGCAAACATAGCCTGTAGGATTgggccaattaaaaaaaaaaagagcatCCTTTACGTCAACTGTCATTTTAATGACATTGACAGGACAGTATCCACTCATTCATTCGCTGATTTTGCTCGCTCATTCAATCAATCATTCATTCACTCAATTCTTTTCGAAATTCCGAGAAAAAAATCTTGATTCCGAAATATTCGGAAATAAAAGCAAACAAATAATGGTCATTTTACCGTATTTACATTGTTTACCGTATAAACAAGATGGTTTCTTATTATCACCAAATGCATCGTGACTGGTTGCTCGTCCACCAAGTCCAGGGTTTTTTCTCTAGCACGTGATGAAGCATTGCAGGCTCTAAGGATACAGTACCTCCTGCCTGCAAATCCTTTATCAGGAACTATGACAAAGGAGCAACTTCGTCAAAGAAAGGCAAGTCATATTTTTAGGTTATTAAACAACCTTCCAAATTGCTATAAAATTTGCTGCAATTTCCCTAGGACTGAACTGACtgatttttgtttcaggtcTGCCAATCACATTTTGAggataaataaatctaaaacaaTCTATTGGTTATGACAATGATGAATGGATgtcctattttttatttatccatgaagaaaataataacatctCGGCGACCATCCAAGCTGTTGCTGATCAGGTCATCcagtaagttaaagtaagtataTACCTAGATTCAACCATAAAGtgttttgcaagtactaatttaattagtctatacgaataaagaaagtttaattttttgatttgactaaaaaagtaaacaatgttcttaataagtattacttttattttaagatcAATCTACTTagtcaataaaactaaaatagaaagagatattttactacatttcaataaaacaaattatcctTATTCTATTTGTTTGGATTAGGCAccttacataaattatattattgacaCGGTAACTTACCactaaaaattgaaacattaattttaacatttaagatttcaatacAGGATGTTGCAatagatgattatttatattttttttctttctagctGCTAATAGAGATAACTTCAATTCAGTGTTGTTGCCAGATAATGCTGTGAGTGAAGGTATGTTCAACTCAGTTGTAAATAATACCTAAGTACTTTTAAATTGATGAGTCACCTACAATATTCTTtgaacataatttataatttcaatacgtaatttaaactgatttttcgtgatagtaatttttcttttgtaatgtTTTGTAAGCAATACCTATATTAATTCTGCAAAGAAAACTCTTTCttgagttatttaaattatattgttttgtatGATAATTAATTGTACATTAAGTTTTACAGGATTTTgccaatatatttatatttatagcctgaccaggaacataaaaaccctggcatagaggcgcgtcaattgcatttgatagtgcaacactgagtacagtcgtacctgtgttaaattaataggctaactttatgtatcgggattcaggattacgggctaatttgatattttcataaattaacgaaaaaatattattataggtaacctggtttaaataaattaaatgaaaccatcaatcgagttagtatgatttattttattattcatcaataatcaaattcagaacttgaatattcaactgcaatgtctgctcatgaacgcttcaaactcggtacatctttcccaattccataaaattcaacacttagaaagtgacaaaaaactttaaaataggtatttgaaacaaaccacagctaattttcatagtggactgtactatacgataaacatgtcagtcaatttgacaacctttgtcggaaatattattcaatgaaaatattgtccgaacccttagtatttctcttcgataaatactttaacacattgtgaaccacttttctttcacgactataaaaagattttagcaatttaattcacaaaatcaattgcgcacatttaaaataaagtttgtttacactttgacagcaatagactgacatgcaaggtgacatgtcaatgaagttttcagttactgttgccattaaaagaaattatagatgacccacgctgaactgtcccaccaaactcaatgacaggggggcgctaccatcgttcaactatatggtttccaacatggcaaaaatctgaaccagcgatccggtattgacggtggcgccccactgtcaatgtcatgcataggacagttcagtattttggaactatagtaccattagttttccgcaacatggcgagggtttttatgttcctggtcaggctatagtagAGGTTGCAGTATTCTATCTTATAAaactatctttttaaattaattttacatagtTATAACACAGGTTATACCatcatacttaattaattttataggtttattttatgctaattttttaattgtgtaataaattttaattatgttttattaaatatttcagaAACTATATCCTGCCATCTACATCAGAGCCACATCTGTCATTATGGATAATATTATTGCTGCGTCCTAAGGtatcataataatgtatttaatttatttaaattcctacgggaacgggagtaagcgggaaaaaacatttgtatgaaagaatctaaaccgcgtaagatagatcaaCGCACAGCGTAAACGGCTAAAcctaggcacttgaaatttggaagggacgtagcttaggtaccgtagagatgcactaagaaaggaattcctgaaattcccacgtgaacgggaattagcgggaaaaaacatttgtatgaaaaaatttaaaccgcgtaagatacatgaagagggtaaaacgagatccacgcgtacgaagtcgcgggcggccgctagtattcttctaaaattattaatattaagtatttcagttacatattttgatgcttttttcaaagtagataattaattttaagtaagcgtttataatattatgtttaatacatgtattatactattgttattaattatttcaggttCAGCTTGCAAATAAACCCATCAAGCAGAGGCGGTACACACAAACAAAAGGTGGACTCTTTGGTTTTTTTAAAACGGAGCCCGAAAGCGTATGAGCTATTGCGCCACATATTTATTTTGCCTAGTCAACGATCAAGAAAATGAAGGTATTGAGTGAAAAAACTGCCGCAATGATACAGCCCCAAATTTGGTAGGTTTGACAAACGCTCAATAATAtcatttatagcctgaccaggaacataaaaaccctggcatagaggcgcgtcaattgcatttgatagtgcaacactgagtacagtcgtacctgtgttaaattaataggctaactttatgtatcaggattcaggattacgggctaaattgatattttcataaattaacgaaaaaatattattataggtttaaataaattaaatgaaaccatcaatcgagctagtaggatttattttattattcatcaataatcaaattcagaacttgaatattcaactgcaatgtctgctcatgaacgcttcaaactcggtacttctttcccaattccataaaattcaacacttagaaagtgacaaaaaattttaaaattggtagttgaaacaaaccacagctaattttcatagtggactgtactatacgataaacatgtcagtcaatttgacaacctttgtcggaaacattattcaacgaaaatattgtccgaatccttagtatttctcttcgacaaatactttaacacattgtgaatcacttttctttcacgactatcaaaagattttagcaatttaattcacaaaatcaattgcgcacatttaaaataaagtttgtttacactttgacagcaatagactgacatgcatggtgacatgtcaatgaagttttcagttactgttgccattaaaagaaattagtaccattagttttccgcaacatggcgagggtttttatgttcctggtcaggctataaatgtaaattatgtacagtcgagttcataaatataAGTGCAgtgccaatttaaaaaaatattgtaagcgTTTTAACGATCATACAAATCTAAAACAAATTCAGACAAATGTAATCATAAGCTGTTCATAAATATGTTGCGGTAACGCAGTATTGACTACGCTACTGCTCTATAATCTGTTGATAATGCGCATGTGCATATACCTTAAGTTGTAAAGGCATTAAAGGTTTATTTTCGTGCGCCATAATGACTGTGATTTCATGGATAAGTCCACGCATgctgtttttgataatattaaattatgaaataaataaaaaaaatctgctctttacgtaaatcgattaactTACTAATAATTCTGAGTCGCTCATAAAAAATGGCAACACCTTAAAGAGTCACCCAGTATGTAGTAGTATCCTTATCCTTAACAATATTGTAAATGTTACACCAAATTGAATCTGGTTTAATATGAAAGGAATAAGCGTCGACAAACATCACGTGCGGGTACAAGTCGCCAATTTGAGttctttttctattattataaaccGCTTATTCAGTctgttattatttgtaataagaatcataataatgtaattcAAATTGTTTCAGATTCCGGCCCAGTGTATAGTTTTTTTAACtaaagttttttgttatttttgcctCAAGAATGTACTTATTGTGAATTTCTTTGTTAATGGCTTTATAGTTTTACTTGAGTCAAAGAAAATCGTAGttgttgtataaaaaaataatttataaatctattagggtacctacattttactgtcgtcttttttttcttagaaaCTTGCAGTAGATTATTCACTTTTTTGGAAACTGATAATTACTTGTTaataccataatttattatggaaaattgtactgttaagtaggtaattttttttcattaccTTATAGTAGATAATGTCTTTTGTTGATGGCTGTATAGTTTTACGCAAGTTAAAGAAAATCgtagtatatttttttctacacaAATTTTAGTTATAAGATGACATATAATatatgattgtttgtttgtttgtattgaagaggctccgaaactaagtactggaccaatttgaaaaattatttcacaattagAATCCTTTATTTTCCCTAATGAAGATAGGCTATAACCGGATTTTtacaggcggtacgaagttcgccgggtcagctagtttcttATAAACATGCAAATACGGTAAAAATGATTCATTTTGTTAATGGCTGTCTAGTGTTACGCAATTACaggtaatcataatttttattgtaaacagaattaggtaccatttatttataactagcttttgcccgcggcttcacccgcgtgaaatttagtgccacagattggcataaattataccctatatgttaatctagattacaaataataatactgtaaaggttcaaccaaatccgttcagtagtttttgcgtgaaagagtaacaaacatctacacaaactttcacctttataatattagtaggatttatagtCAGCGACAATAGAAATGTTTGCTCGCTTGaaattttgtaaacaattattgcaaaaagttaatattaatttatattattctgttctgttggcttcaatggtgggtacctatttatttcaataagttAAACTCTAggtaaaattgacatttagtatggaaatgtaattttaaaccagtgttcatcCCTTTGATAGAGGAGGTTTAATTCTCTAAGGTTCATCccgggcttaattttttttgtataatggGTTTTATGACTGAAATTGACTCAAACAGAGATAAAATAACTAAGAGTCTTTAACATTTACTTACTTGGCAATTAAAGATAGATTTACTCAAATCCTACTTCGtactatgtaatattataaatgcgaaagtttgtatggacgtCTGGAATCTGAATGTTAAcaggtttgttactttttcacgcaaaaactactgaacggattttgatgaaactgcaGTATTATACTTTACAACCCAGaatatctttgaatgcagttccctttctttacaaaaataaaggaatgtttcctttgagtaaaattttctatctacagtattaagagtactttccctacaggtggcattacaaagttccaccctgtataatttatgacgatctttgacaaactaaatttcacgcgtgtgaagccgcgggcagcagctagttactaaatattatgttcatAAATAGTTCAGTCTCAAtgttattgatgaaaataaagccCAACTAGACTTTATTTTCTATTGGCGCGGtaggttttcttttatttttcttaaaaacctaCAGTTGATGATTCTGTGAATTAATGACTGTATAGTTTTACTTACTAATAGTATTTCATAGTTTCCTAAGTTTATGGTGCTTACTTATAATTATCGAGTTCAGCGGATGATTTTTTAttccattattattttgtaattttccttACGGAATAAGAAATCATCCGCTTGGTATATTatcttcgaacgtgtagatAATTCTAAGATGTACTTCATGTTCAGACTCAAGTGCTCAAAAGATAGGACCACCTTTGTAATTTTGTCGATAGTTGTATGCATTAGTTTTTaagttgtatttttatgaaataaattttttaataaaacttatgtatttggttttttatttctataaataatttgaaataataatgtacCCGTACCGTTATTGGTGCGGTAACGTTACtcgttataaaatatattaaagcgGTACTGCAACGTCGCTAAGGCAGTCGTTATTAAAAAGTTacgaacttttttttttttagcgcTACCCAATGGAAGTCCATAGATGCCGGAACTTTTACTATGAACGGACCAATCatagggccgtttcctatctgtccCTGTCTCATCTGTGCTCCATACTTCAAAGATGCTATTATTTTACCGTCTGACTGCATCTGAATGAAGTCTCAAAAATCGGTGACATAGCCGTAGCATTACAATTTTTGCTATACTTTTATGTTGGCAAAACTGTTAAGTCATTGGAACACATCCGGTTGGCTCAAAAGCTTGAATCCAAAGCcgcaaaacacaattttaaaataaaaaatcatatccGGTAGCCATACTGTTTTAAAAAGTGATTCTTTTCCGTTTTGTTGTCGTGAAAATGACGGGCTTTAGCAATAAGGTGAGAAGAAAATAATagttatttcaagaaaaaatcaAAGAAATCCAGCTCagtgaataaaatattatcgtTCAAATGCAATACAACGTTGAATATTATGTGTCAAGCCCTAAAATTACTAATTCTCTCGTGAAAATGCTTTGCACACGTGCTTGCTGTGGATAGTTCATCAAAATCAAATTTTTGTTAACTCTGTTAGAATTCTCGAATTCCCGACTGGGAAAATGTGAATAATTTTCTGTGAGCCGCTCGTTTCATTGAATTCGAGTGGCACAAGTGAACGTGAACTTTGAGGTTATGCGGTATGTACGTCAGCTGAAACTTGCACTAACCATTTTATCTTGTCTTCCAGGCCATAGTAATCGATGGCCGCGGCCACTTGCTCGGCCGCCTGGCCGCAGTCATCGCTAAAGTCCTGTTAGAGGGAAACAAAGTTGTAGTTGTTCGATGTGAACAGCTCAACATCTCTGGCAATTTCTTCAGGTGAGTTGCAACCAGCTACATTTGTGAACTTAGCTCATCTATAGCACCAAGTGCATTAATCAAGGGCTAAAAGGGTGTAATATATTAGAAATAAATGAACATTTTAAAATGCCAATATTTACAAGTTGGTTATGTTGAGTTAGGTTCAGTCGGTCATTGTTTGGGGTAAAGCAAGCATGGTAATTTAACAAATGAATAGTGATTTATAATCGATTATAATTAACTAAGTTCAGATTTCACATTAATTATGATGATTTATTTTGGGTAATTTGCGACTGAATGTATAATACAGATGTTGCTACTGGTAATTCTCTGATTATTATTGCAGTCTAGTCTTGTGATAATAGTGAAAAATATCctacaaataaacataattgTAACATTTCAGGAACAAATTGAAGTTCATGTCATTCCTGCGAAAGCGCTGCAATGTGAACCCAGCTCGAGGGCCCTTCCACTTCAGGGCTCCTTCTAAGATCCTGTGGAAGACAGTCAGAGGTAACTAATCAATTATTTAAAGTATTAACCATGTGATTATTTTAGCTTTTATGCACTATAAGTTGTAAGATAAGTTAGGTAAATGTTTTGTTCTTGTACAATGATCTTCATTTTTACTTGTTTTCTAAACATTGTTTGGTTATTGTCACACCTTTAGTTGAGTTGAGGCCAGTGAATTGCAGTTTTATCAATCAATAATTTAGATCTATACTCGGAATTATAATTCGATTCCACATTTGACATTAGCTACTGTCATTTTGTGAAATAATGATACCACATATAATAATGTAGTGATGTGTACACAAAAATCGATAAACAATCAGTGTGTGTGCCATCAGTGTGCCAATTAAAGACTAAATTATTGATTCCTTCATgatcacattttatttatttattacacacaCAATTATAAAAGAAAAGTCTCAGATCGTTAGTTAATCGTCAAAACTTAATTATCGGTtcagaaatatttaatttcctGATATACTTAGTTTACGAGAGTAAAATTATAAACGAGAAGAATCGATCCGGAAATATTCCATTTCCATATCGAATAATTTCGCAACGTCACTATTTAGTACTTGTCGTAACGTTGCAACACTGAAATTGTCAAATGTGGAATCGAATTATAATTCCGAGTATaggataatatttattttcatcactCAAGTTTTCAAACTCAAAAATTGCTCAATTATTTTCTACAAGGCACTGagcaaaataaattcaattttcaATTTCAGTTATTCACTAGATAGATATAAAAGtaataaagatttaaaaaatcagGTTTAAGTTTAATCCTTATTTAAACCATCCCATTTTATACTTGTATTGTTTTGACACTGTTGTAATGTAATGAGTCTAATTTTCCTGTTTTAGTAGTTAGTGCATTTTCCATGTGTAGTAAAGTTCGTGCTGATGATTAATCATcctatacctacattatttgatttgttcATGATAAAATCAACTTTTATGAAGTACTTTAGAAAATTACTTTTGATGGATGGTATTAGAATGTAGACTAATGTGTTGTATGTTGACAGGCATGATCCCACACAAGACAGAGCGTGGGAAGGACGCGCTAAGGAGACTGCGCGCCTACGACGGCTGCCCGCCGCCCTACGACAGCCGCCGCCGCGTGGTCGTGCCCGCCGCCCTACGCGTCTTCTGCCTGAAACCCGGCCGCAAGGTATGTAGCTGTAGCTACACTTG contains the following coding sequences:
- the LOC135078855 gene encoding group XIIA secretory phospholipase A2, coding for MEIPYRKIFIYFLTFAAYAYTGIGSAMLRNLKDAVLSAESVFGDMFRNVITVAEKFRSLHEVFDAAVEEECVFTCPEGCRPVRNRNHIPKSDGCGSLGFEIASEYLPLEDMTKCCDAHDICYDTCNSGKEVCDLDFKRCLYNYCDTYKSVNVAGDAITKGCKAAAKLLFTGTLTLGCKSYLDAQKKACYCPAKNNKYKKYPGDGEL
- the LOC135078476 gene encoding large ribosomal subunit protein uL13, with amino-acid sequence MTGFSNKAIVIDGRGHLLGRLAAVIAKVLLEGNKVVVVRCEQLNISGNFFRNKLKFMSFLRKRCNVNPARGPFHFRAPSKILWKTVRGMIPHKTERGKDALRRLRAYDGCPPPYDSRRRVVVPAALRVFCLKPGRKYCHVGRLSHEVGWKYRDVVRKLEDKRKIKAVKRVAYERKLKKITKDAGEKVTKAVAPFTAVIQSYGYN